One Magnetospirillum sp. 15-1 DNA window includes the following coding sequences:
- a CDS encoding ATP-binding cassette domain-containing protein, translating into MTVTAAHSLSSARKPNQQAIEQYEQQLAQNALGGFSAASDLAACLLPLLKSLGWKGDPRHVAESLPHFANDLDLTGLRNVMATLNFSSRPERLDLEIIDARLLPCLFLPDESHALVVKKIDEEGEAEVFDSAQGITVKLDTSGIKGTAYFFTNLGSDAGAAKPASWFRSVLERFRPLYWQAFFVTFVLNVFSLGTPLFVMSVYDKVIGAQSYSMLVSLSIGVTMALAADAMLREVRARILAFVGARLDNIMGNNIFQHILALPPGFTERATIGAQVARIKDFESVREFFTGPLATVFMELPFAIFYFTVIALLGGVIALVPVVGTFLFLVGGWAVMPVVRKNVGIASRAGSRRQEFLVEALGKMRAVKLAAAEHTWVKRYREMSARAAMGGFKNGMFAIAISTGSNILIISSGLATIMVGVLGVIDGVLSIGGLIAAMMLVWRVLSPLQTGFTMLQRVEQVRGSIRQIDGLMGIKPERDPKAIVAPLKNIKGRVVFSRVSLRYNNESDPALVGVSFEVEPGEVVCVTGRNGSGKSTILKVLLGLYAPQAGAVKIDATDIRQIDPIEMRHMISYTPQQCNLFFGTVAQNLRLSHPTATDADIRWACDQADVWEEIMSLPRGLETRIGEGASEHLPTSFVQKLSLARGYLKRSPIMLFDEPVNGLDFEGDRTFMQSVENFRGQSTIFMVTHRPSHLRVADRILVFDGGYLRLAGPAEEVRARIPPDLI; encoded by the coding sequence ATGACCGTCACCGCGGCCCATAGCCTGTCCTCGGCGCGCAAGCCCAATCAGCAGGCCATCGAGCAATACGAACAGCAACTGGCCCAGAACGCCCTGGGCGGCTTCTCGGCCGCCTCGGATCTGGCCGCCTGCCTGCTGCCCCTGCTGAAATCCCTGGGCTGGAAGGGCGATCCGCGCCACGTGGCGGAATCCCTGCCGCACTTCGCCAACGACCTGGACCTCACCGGTCTGCGCAACGTCATGGCGACGCTCAATTTTTCCAGCCGGCCCGAGCGTCTCGACCTCGAGATCATCGATGCCCGCCTGCTGCCCTGCCTGTTCCTGCCCGACGAGAGTCACGCCCTGGTCGTCAAGAAGATCGACGAGGAGGGGGAGGCCGAGGTCTTCGACAGTGCCCAGGGCATCACCGTCAAGCTCGACACCTCGGGCATCAAGGGAACGGCATACTTCTTCACCAACCTGGGCAGCGACGCCGGCGCCGCCAAGCCGGCGAGCTGGTTCAGGAGCGTGCTCGAGCGCTTCCGCCCTCTGTACTGGCAGGCCTTTTTCGTCACCTTCGTGCTCAACGTCTTTTCCCTGGGCACGCCGCTGTTCGTGATGAGCGTCTACGACAAGGTGATCGGCGCCCAGTCCTATTCCATGCTGGTATCGCTCTCCATCGGCGTGACCATGGCGCTGGCGGCGGATGCCATGCTGCGCGAGGTCCGCGCCCGCATCCTGGCCTTCGTGGGCGCCCGGCTTGACAACATCATGGGCAACAACATCTTCCAGCACATCCTGGCCTTGCCGCCGGGCTTCACCGAGCGGGCCACCATCGGTGCCCAGGTGGCCCGCATCAAGGACTTCGAGTCGGTGCGCGAGTTCTTCACCGGGCCGCTGGCCACGGTGTTCATGGAACTGCCCTTCGCCATCTTCTATTTCACCGTCATCGCGCTGCTGGGCGGCGTGATCGCCCTGGTGCCGGTGGTCGGCACCTTCCTGTTCCTGGTGGGCGGTTGGGCGGTGATGCCCGTGGTGCGCAAGAATGTGGGCATCGCGTCGCGCGCCGGTTCCAGGCGCCAGGAATTCCTGGTCGAGGCCCTGGGCAAGATGCGCGCCGTCAAGCTGGCCGCCGCCGAGCACACCTGGGTCAAGCGCTATCGCGAGATGTCGGCCCGCGCCGCCATGGGCGGCTTCAAGAACGGCATGTTCGCCATCGCCATCAGCACCGGCTCCAATATCCTGATCATTTCGTCGGGTTTGGCCACCATCATGGTCGGCGTGCTGGGTGTCATCGACGGGGTACTGTCCATCGGCGGCCTGATCGCCGCCATGATGCTGGTGTGGCGGGTGCTGTCACCGTTGCAGACCGGCTTCACCATGCTGCAGCGGGTGGAGCAGGTGAGGGGGTCCATCCGCCAGATCGACGGGCTGATGGGCATCAAGCCGGAACGCGACCCCAAGGCCATCGTGGCGCCGCTGAAGAACATCAAGGGCCGTGTGGTCTTCTCACGGGTCTCGTTGCGTTACAACAACGAGTCGGACCCCGCCCTGGTCGGCGTCTCCTTCGAGGTGGAGCCGGGCGAGGTGGTGTGTGTCACCGGGCGCAACGGCTCGGGCAAGTCCACCATCCTCAAGGTGCTGCTGGGCCTTTATGCGCCCCAGGCCGGCGCGGTGAAGATCGACGCCACCGACATCCGCCAGATCGATCCCATCGAGATGCGGCACATGATCTCCTACACCCCGCAGCAGTGTAATCTGTTCTTCGGGACGGTGGCCCAGAACCTGCGCCTGTCGCACCCCACCGCCACCGATGCGGACATTCGCTGGGCCTGCGATCAGGCCGACGTCTGGGAGGAGATCATGTCCCTGCCGCGCGGCCTCGAGACCCGCATCGGCGAGGGCGCGTCGGAGCACCTGCCCACCAGCTTCGTCCAGAAGCTGTCGCTGGCCCGCGGCTATCTCAAGCGCAGCCCGATCATGCTGTTCGACGAGCCGGTCAACGGTCTGGATTTCGAGGGCGACCGCACCTTCATGCAGTCGGTCGAGAATTTCCGCGGCCAGTCCACCATCTTCATGGTCACCCATCGCCCCAGCCACCTGCGTGTCGCCGACCGCATCCTGGTGTTCGATGGCGGCTATCTGCGTCTCGCCGGCCCGGCGGAAGAAGTCCGGGCCCGCATACCGCCGGATCTGATCTGA
- the hfq gene encoding RNA chaperone Hfq: MSAEKSQNVQDVFLNFIRKNKTPVTIFLVNGVKLQGIVTWFDNFSVLLRRDGHTQLVYKHAISTVMPSTPISLFEPPIKENGEE; the protein is encoded by the coding sequence ATGTCCGCGGAAAAATCCCAAAACGTACAGGATGTGTTTCTTAACTTCATCCGCAAGAACAAGACTCCCGTCACCATCTTCCTGGTCAACGGGGTCAAGCTCCAGGGTATCGTCACCTGGTTCGACAATTTTTCGGTGCTGCTGCGGCGGGATGGGCATACCCAACTCGTTTACAAGCACGCCATCTCGACGGTGATGCCGTCCACCCCCATCTCTCTCTTCGAGCCTCCGATCAAGGAAAACGGCGAAGAATAG
- a CDS encoding inositol monophosphatase family protein, which translates to MDFETVASIIREAAAEEILPRFNHLSAGQIREKRPGELVTEADTEAERVMTRRLRDLIPGSAVVGEEAVAADPALLKALDGDGNVWIIDPVDGTANFAKGNARFAVIVALVRDGVTVAGWIFDPLGERMITVELGSGAWAGGERLSVLPPAPLAELTGSVKRSGRLSALVAKTGRKGSAAHDYIDLVTGRLHFAHYNRLMPWDHAAGVLIHAEAGGHAALTDGRPYRPRAEDGCLLLAPSPGTWTSLRAVIE; encoded by the coding sequence ATGGATTTCGAGACGGTGGCTTCCATCATCCGCGAGGCGGCGGCCGAGGAAATCCTGCCGCGCTTCAACCACCTCTCGGCCGGGCAGATTCGCGAGAAGCGGCCGGGGGAACTGGTCACCGAGGCCGATACGGAAGCCGAACGGGTGATGACCCGGCGGCTGCGCGACCTGATTCCCGGCTCCGCCGTGGTGGGCGAGGAGGCGGTGGCCGCCGATCCCGCCCTCCTCAAGGCTCTGGACGGCGACGGCAACGTCTGGATCATCGATCCGGTGGACGGTACCGCCAATTTCGCCAAGGGCAACGCCCGCTTTGCCGTCATCGTCGCCCTGGTGCGCGATGGGGTAACGGTGGCGGGGTGGATTTTCGATCCCCTGGGCGAGCGGATGATCACCGTCGAGCTGGGTTCCGGCGCCTGGGCGGGGGGTGAACGCCTCTCCGTTCTGCCCCCCGCGCCTCTGGCCGAACTGACCGGCTCGGTCAAGCGGTCGGGGCGCCTGTCGGCGCTGGTGGCCAAGACGGGGCGCAAGGGCAGCGCCGCCCACGACTATATCGATCTGGTAACGGGCCGGCTGCACTTCGCCCACTACAACCGTCTGATGCCCTGGGACCACGCGGCCGGCGTGCTGATCCACGCCGAGGCGGGCGGTCACGCCGCCCTGACCGATGGCCGGCCCTACCGTCCGAGGGCGGAGGACGGCTGCCTGCTGCTGGCGCCCTCGCCGGGAACCTGGACCTCGCTGCGGGCGGTGATCGAGTAG
- the hflX gene encoding GTPase HflX — protein sequence MGETGSTKAAPQRAMVVHPAFKGGEGSRLPEARLAEAVGLAGAIELDIVAAEAVNVAKVRPATLIGKGAVERLAELVEEREIGLAVVDGHLSPVQQRNLEKAWGCKVIDRTGLILEIFGARARTREGTLQVELAALSYQRSRLVRSWTHLERQRGGFGFLGGPGETQIEADRRMIGDRIVKLERELEDVKRTRDLHRKARRKVPYPIVALVGYTNAGKSTLFNQLTRAEVMAKDMLFATLDPTMRTLVLPSGRKIILSDTVGFISDLPHELVAAFRATLEEVLEADVVVHVRDISHPDTEAQAADVETVLKELGLAEVVDRGLVEALNKIDLLDEPGRIEILNQVRRREGAMALSAVTGEGVDELLAELDRRLGHARETIDVALSLADGASIAWLYSHGEVVARRDDEAQAFMRVKLDPADVKRFHQRKAEGRGH from the coding sequence GTGGGAGAGACAGGTTCCACAAAGGCGGCGCCCCAGCGCGCCATGGTCGTCCACCCCGCCTTCAAGGGCGGGGAGGGCTCCCGCCTGCCTGAAGCCCGCCTTGCCGAGGCGGTCGGGCTGGCCGGGGCCATCGAGCTGGATATCGTCGCCGCCGAGGCGGTGAACGTGGCCAAGGTGCGCCCCGCCACCCTGATCGGCAAGGGGGCGGTGGAACGTCTGGCCGAACTGGTCGAGGAGCGCGAGATCGGGCTGGCGGTGGTCGACGGCCACCTGTCGCCGGTGCAGCAGCGCAACCTGGAAAAAGCCTGGGGCTGCAAGGTCATCGACCGCACTGGCCTGATTCTCGAGATTTTCGGCGCCCGCGCCCGCACTCGCGAGGGCACCCTGCAGGTGGAACTGGCGGCGCTCAGCTACCAGCGCTCGCGCCTGGTGCGGTCGTGGACCCACCTGGAACGCCAGCGGGGCGGCTTCGGCTTCCTGGGCGGCCCCGGCGAGACCCAGATCGAGGCCGACCGCCGCATGATCGGCGACCGCATCGTCAAGCTGGAACGCGAACTGGAAGACGTCAAGCGCACCCGCGACCTGCACCGCAAGGCGCGGCGCAAGGTGCCTTATCCCATCGTCGCCCTGGTGGGCTACACCAATGCCGGCAAGTCGACGCTGTTCAACCAGCTGACCCGGGCCGAGGTGATGGCCAAGGACATGCTGTTCGCCACGCTGGACCCCACCATGCGCACCCTGGTGCTGCCGTCGGGCCGCAAGATCATCCTGTCGGACACGGTGGGTTTCATCTCCGACCTGCCCCACGAACTGGTCGCCGCCTTCCGCGCCACCCTGGAGGAGGTGCTGGAGGCCGACGTGGTGGTGCATGTGCGCGACATCTCCCATCCCGACACCGAGGCCCAGGCCGCCGACGTCGAGACGGTGCTGAAGGAGCTGGGGCTGGCCGAGGTGGTCGACCGCGGGCTGGTGGAGGCCCTCAACAAGATCGATCTGCTGGACGAGCCGGGCCGGATCGAAATCCTCAATCAGGTACGGCGTCGCGAGGGGGCCATGGCACTCTCGGCGGTCACCGGCGAGGGCGTCGACGAATTGCTGGCCGAACTGGACCGGCGGCTGGGCCATGCCCGCGAGACCATCGATGTGGCGCTGTCCCTGGCCGATGGCGCTTCCATCGCCTGGCTGTACAGCCATGGCGAGGTGGTGGCGCGGCGCGACGACGAGGCGCAGGCTTTCATGCGGGTCAAGCTCGACCCCGCCGACGTCAAGCGCTTCCACCAGCGGAAGGCCGAGGGCAGGGGGCACTGA
- the argE gene encoding acetylornithine deacetylase — MPASIETIAKLIAIDTTSFKTNLQLIDLASEILSGLGATVRRTWDKDRNKANIFATIGPNDVPGIVLSGHTDVVPVEGQDWSTDPFRLHQAGGRLFGRGTADMKSFIAVCLALAPEFAAAPLRMPVHFAFSYDEEVGCVGVRRLIDDLAHLAVRPSLCIVGEPTDMKAVIGHKGKKSVRCHVEGHECHSALNHQGVNAIEIAAEMVTRLRAMQRRIREQGPFDHGYQPPYTTVHTGTMQGGTALNIVPKSCAFEFEIRNLPDHDPEDLMAEVRGWAQDLVPEMLGISEASGITLDEHNSTPGLGMDEMDAAVRLVCALSGSNRTSKVAFTTEAGLFQKAGIPAVVCGPGSIDQAHRPDEFVTIEQVAKCEDFLRRLLAHMC; from the coding sequence TTGCCGGCCAGCATCGAAACGATCGCGAAATTAATCGCGATCGATACTACAAGTTTCAAGACTAATTTACAGTTAATCGACCTGGCATCGGAAATCCTTTCCGGTCTTGGAGCGACTGTGCGCAGGACTTGGGATAAGGACCGAAACAAGGCGAATATCTTTGCCACAATTGGCCCCAATGATGTCCCGGGTATTGTCCTGTCCGGTCATACCGACGTGGTCCCGGTCGAGGGGCAGGACTGGTCCACCGATCCCTTCCGGCTGCATCAGGCCGGGGGCAGGCTGTTCGGCCGCGGCACCGCCGACATGAAGAGCTTTATCGCCGTCTGTCTGGCCCTGGCCCCGGAATTCGCCGCCGCGCCACTGCGTATGCCGGTACACTTCGCCTTTTCCTACGACGAGGAAGTGGGCTGCGTCGGCGTCCGCCGGCTGATCGACGATCTGGCCCACTTGGCGGTCCGCCCCAGCCTTTGCATCGTCGGCGAGCCCACCGACATGAAGGCGGTGATCGGCCACAAGGGCAAGAAAAGCGTGCGCTGCCACGTGGAAGGGCACGAATGCCACTCCGCCCTCAACCACCAGGGCGTCAACGCCATCGAGATCGCCGCCGAAATGGTCACCCGGCTGCGGGCCATGCAGCGCCGTATCCGCGAGCAGGGTCCTTTCGATCACGGTTACCAGCCGCCCTACACCACCGTCCATACCGGCACCATGCAGGGCGGCACGGCGCTCAACATCGTGCCGAAGTCCTGCGCCTTCGAATTCGAGATCCGCAATCTGCCCGACCACGATCCCGAGGATCTGATGGCCGAGGTACGGGGCTGGGCTCAGGATCTGGTGCCGGAAATGCTCGGCATCAGCGAGGCCAGCGGCATCACCCTGGACGAGCACAACAGCACGCCGGGCCTGGGGATGGACGAGATGGACGCGGCGGTGCGCCTGGTCTGCGCCCTGTCGGGCAGCAACCGGACCAGCAAGGTGGCCTTCACCACCGAGGCCGGCCTGTTCCAGAAGGCGGGTATTCCGGCGGTAGTCTGCGGCCCCGGCAGCATCGATCAGGCCCATCGGCCGGATGAGTTCGTTACCATCGAGCAGGTGGCCAAATGCGAGGATTTCCTGCGGCGCCTGCTGGCCCATATGTGCTGA
- the trkA gene encoding Trk system potassium transporter TrkA: MKVIVCGAGQVGFNIAHYLAGENNDVTIIDQRPELIRKVSDTLDVQVVLGFASHPAVLEQAGAGDADMIIAVTAADEVNMVACQVAHSLFNVPTKIARVRSQSYLAPIWSNLFSREHLPIDVIISPEIEVARAITKRLQVPGAIDVIPLVGDKVRLIGVRCTGQCPLINTPLRQLTVLFPDLAIVIIGIVRDGKAIVPTSEDQMMEGDEVYFVVDTAHVDRALSAFGREDQEARRIVIFGGGNIGLFLAQQLEAARPGTSIKIIESNKERAEFVAKAVGHTVVIHGDALDPEILEEASVGAAEAVVAVTNDDETNILSGLLAKRYGCRRTMALINKTTYNALVAPLGIDVAINPRAITVSNILQHVRRGRIHAVHSLHEGFGELIEADALETSSLVGKPLRDVKLPAGVLLGAVVHDGKVVSPRGSTVIHPGDRVILFATADAVKKVEKMFSVRLEYF, from the coding sequence ATGAAGGTCATAGTCTGCGGCGCCGGCCAGGTCGGCTTCAACATCGCCCACTATCTGGCGGGCGAGAACAACGACGTCACCATCATCGACCAGCGTCCCGAACTGATCCGCAAGGTCAGCGATACCCTGGACGTCCAGGTGGTGCTGGGCTTCGCCTCCCATCCGGCGGTGCTCGAGCAGGCCGGAGCCGGCGACGCGGACATGATCATCGCGGTCACCGCCGCCGACGAGGTCAACATGGTGGCCTGTCAGGTCGCCCATTCCCTGTTCAACGTGCCGACCAAGATCGCCCGTGTGCGCAGCCAGAGCTATCTGGCGCCCATCTGGTCCAACCTGTTCTCGCGCGAGCATCTGCCCATCGACGTGATCATCAGCCCCGAGATCGAGGTGGCCCGCGCCATCACCAAGCGCCTGCAGGTGCCGGGCGCCATCGATGTCATTCCGCTGGTGGGCGACAAGGTCCGGCTGATCGGGGTGCGCTGCACCGGGCAGTGCCCGCTGATCAACACGCCGCTGCGCCAGCTGACCGTGCTGTTCCCCGATCTGGCCATCGTCATCATCGGCATCGTGCGCGACGGCAAGGCCATCGTTCCCACCTCCGAAGACCAGATGATGGAGGGCGACGAGGTCTATTTCGTCGTCGATACGGCCCATGTGGACCGGGCGCTTTCGGCCTTTGGCCGCGAGGATCAGGAAGCGCGGCGCATCGTCATCTTCGGCGGCGGCAATATCGGCCTGTTCCTGGCCCAGCAGTTGGAAGCCGCCCGGCCGGGCACCTCCATCAAGATCATCGAATCCAACAAGGAGCGTGCCGAGTTCGTCGCCAAGGCGGTGGGCCATACCGTGGTGATCCATGGTGACGCCCTGGACCCGGAAATCCTCGAGGAGGCCTCGGTGGGGGCCGCCGAGGCGGTGGTCGCGGTCACCAATGACGACGAGACCAACATCCTGTCGGGCCTGCTGGCCAAGCGCTACGGCTGCCGCCGCACCATGGCGCTGATCAACAAGACCACCTACAACGCGCTGGTGGCGCCGCTGGGCATCGACGTGGCCATCAATCCCCGGGCCATCACCGTCTCCAATATTCTCCAGCACGTGCGCCGTGGCCGCATCCATGCCGTCCACTCCCTGCACGAGGGCTTCGGCGAGCTGATCGAGGCCGACGCCCTGGAAACCTCGTCCCTGGTGGGCAAGCCGCTCAGGGACGTCAAGCTGCCGGCCGGCGTGTTGCTGGGCGCGGTGGTTCATGACGGCAAGGTGGTCAGTCCGCGCGGCAGCACGGTCATTCATCCCGGCGACCGCGTCATCCTGTTCGCCACCGCCGACGCGGTGAAGAAGGTCGAGAAGATGTTCTCGGTCCGGCTGGAATACTTCTGA
- a CDS encoding ABC transporter transmembrane domain-containing protein, with product MSDPVAGQPEGADAPAFSIASLSTLKGSLFDLALGSLFLNILGLALPMALLQVYDRILPNKSVGTMVFLMGAVLGALLLESTLNFCRSWITGWVGAKFEHNAGCTALSHLVMAGVDEFEKEGSGAHLERMNSLATVREFYAGQAMLTLLDLPFAILYLSLVAMMGGILVLVPIALLILFCMTAVILGGKLRASLQKRMTADDRRFNFIIEVLGGIHSVKAFAMEAQMVRRYERLQETCAEGAYQVALNSSTAMGVSSFFSQATTICVAMFGALVVLNGDMTTGGLAACSMLSGRAMAPIQKALGVWTRFQSFMLARHRLTELFKLKPESARGLPKMTACKGALELQDCSFRYGEKLPIIIRDASIKIGEGECIAISGGNGSGKTTLLTLMQGAIKPTTGQVLVDGQPMTMFEPQSVRDHIAFLPQMGVLFQGTILQNITMFRKEFDDVAVETAALLGLDEVVATMALGYDTPVGDGAYDSLPRGIKQRIAIARALVNNPRVVLFDEANTAVDTTGDNFLRVWLERAKGKRTLVLVTPRPSLVKLADRVFDLKDGTLIAKAPREERPPMPEAPPTLLPQGGPA from the coding sequence ATGAGTGACCCTGTGGCCGGGCAGCCCGAGGGCGCGGACGCGCCCGCATTCAGCATCGCCTCGCTTTCAACCCTGAAGGGCAGTCTGTTCGACCTTGCCCTGGGGTCGCTGTTCCTCAACATCCTCGGTCTGGCGCTGCCCATGGCGCTGCTGCAGGTCTACGACCGCATCCTGCCCAACAAGTCGGTGGGCACCATGGTGTTCCTGATGGGCGCAGTGCTGGGCGCCCTGCTGCTGGAATCCACCCTGAACTTCTGCCGCTCGTGGATCACCGGCTGGGTCGGGGCCAAGTTCGAGCACAATGCCGGCTGCACGGCGCTGAGCCATCTGGTGATGGCCGGCGTTGACGAGTTCGAGAAGGAAGGCTCCGGCGCCCATCTCGAGCGCATGAACTCGCTGGCCACGGTGCGCGAGTTCTATGCCGGACAGGCCATGCTGACCCTGCTGGATCTGCCCTTCGCCATCCTTTACCTCAGTCTGGTGGCCATGATGGGCGGCATCCTGGTCCTGGTGCCCATCGCCCTGCTGATCCTGTTCTGCATGACCGCCGTCATCCTGGGCGGCAAGCTGCGGGCCTCGCTGCAAAAACGCATGACCGCCGACGACCGGCGCTTCAACTTCATCATCGAGGTGCTGGGCGGCATCCACAGCGTCAAGGCCTTCGCCATGGAGGCGCAGATGGTGCGCCGCTACGAGCGCCTGCAGGAGACCTGCGCCGAGGGCGCCTATCAGGTGGCGCTCAATTCCTCCACCGCCATGGGCGTGTCGTCGTTCTTCTCCCAGGCCACCACCATCTGCGTCGCCATGTTCGGCGCCCTGGTGGTGCTGAACGGCGACATGACCACCGGCGGTCTGGCGGCCTGCTCCATGCTGTCCGGCCGCGCCATGGCTCCCATCCAGAAGGCTCTGGGCGTATGGACCCGTTTCCAGTCGTTCATGCTGGCCCGTCACCGCCTGACCGAGCTGTTCAAGCTGAAGCCGGAATCGGCCAGGGGCCTGCCCAAGATGACCGCCTGCAAGGGGGCGCTGGAATTGCAGGATTGCAGCTTCCGCTACGGCGAGAAGCTGCCGATCATCATCCGCGACGCTTCCATCAAGATCGGCGAGGGCGAGTGCATCGCCATCTCGGGCGGCAACGGCAGCGGCAAGACCACCCTGCTGACCCTGATGCAGGGCGCCATCAAGCCCACCACCGGGCAAGTGCTGGTGGACGGCCAGCCCATGACCATGTTCGAGCCGCAGAGCGTGCGCGACCACATCGCCTTCCTGCCGCAGATGGGCGTGCTGTTCCAGGGTACGATCCTTCAGAACATCACCATGTTCCGCAAGGAATTCGACGACGTGGCGGTGGAAACCGCCGCGTTGCTCGGTCTGGACGAGGTGGTGGCGACCATGGCGCTGGGCTACGACACGCCGGTGGGCGACGGCGCCTATGATTCCCTGCCGCGCGGCATCAAGCAGCGCATCGCCATCGCCCGCGCCCTGGTCAACAATCCGCGCGTCGTGCTGTTCGACGAGGCCAACACGGCGGTGGACACCACCGGCGACAACTTCCTGCGCGTCTGGCTGGAGCGGGCCAAGGGCAAGCGGACCCTGGTGCTGGTCACGCCGCGCCCCTCGCTGGTCAAACTGGCCGACCGGGTGTTCGACCTGAAGGACGGGACGCTGATCGCCAAGGCCCCGCGCGAGGAGCGGCCGCCCATGCCCGAGGCTCCTCCGACCCTGCTGCCCCAGGGCGGTCCGGCATGA
- a CDS encoding HAD hydrolase-like protein, producing the protein MSGPPLTRPRAVIFDWDNTLVDSWVCIRESYNMTFRHFGMAEWSLEETRERVAASMRDSFPAMFGDRWPEARDIFTRSFEAIHLDYLNPLPGAAQMLDTLRSEGLVLAVVSNKRGGFLRKEAEIMGWAGHFVRLVGADDAEADKPAAAPVHLALAGTGIAAGPDVWFVGDSPIDTHCAVNSGCTPILMRPDTPHEGEFAHPPARFLPACMDLAHLVREL; encoded by the coding sequence ATGTCCGGTCCGCCGCTGACCCGCCCACGGGCGGTCATCTTCGACTGGGACAACACCCTGGTGGATTCCTGGGTGTGCATTCGCGAATCCTACAACATGACCTTCCGCCATTTCGGCATGGCGGAATGGAGCCTGGAGGAAACCCGGGAAAGGGTGGCCGCCTCCATGCGCGATTCCTTTCCCGCCATGTTCGGTGATCGCTGGCCCGAGGCCCGCGACATCTTCACCCGAAGCTTCGAGGCTATCCACCTGGACTACCTCAATCCTTTGCCCGGCGCCGCCCAGATGCTGGACACCCTGCGGAGCGAGGGGCTGGTGCTGGCGGTGGTCAGCAACAAGCGCGGCGGTTTCCTGCGCAAGGAGGCCGAGATCATGGGCTGGGCCGGCCATTTCGTCCGCCTGGTCGGGGCCGATGACGCCGAGGCCGACAAGCCGGCCGCCGCGCCCGTCCACCTCGCCCTGGCGGGGACCGGCATCGCCGCCGGGCCGGATGTGTGGTTCGTGGGAGATTCCCCCATCGACACCCATTGCGCCGTCAACTCCGGGTGCACACCCATTCTGATGCGGCCCGACACTCCCCACGAGGGGGAGTTCGCCCATCCGCCGGCCCGTTTTCTCCCGGCTTGCATGGATCTCGCCCATCTTGTCCGAGAACTATAG